A stretch of DNA from Lotus japonicus ecotype B-129 chromosome 4, LjGifu_v1.2:
taggtttagagtgctgaacaagtatacatgtgggtcTGGCCCATGGACTCTTAACTAtgatgggcatccaaatattcataacagtATAAGGATTTTacttcaaaaatcaaaatcaaagaaTACAGATCAGATATGTTCTCTTGCACCTATTGCACAAGTGCACAGGATGATGACAAGGCACGTAAACAACcgttaataataaataatataatgtattttgtatattttataaCATGAAAAATGACCGTATTTTGTTTTGGGGCAGATTTGAACCCGCGACACGGTAGTTCTTAAGGAGAATATAAAATGAAAGTCCATTTATTTACAAGTTTGCCACCGTGTTTTCAATGTTCTCATTTTCATAGGCTTTTCAGAGAAAACACAGAAAacaactttttttaattttcaaaattgaactCATTTCCGGAAATGTTTCCAAAGAAAATGTTTCCAAAAATTTAACCAAACATATTTTCACCACTATTTTCTGTTTcaagtgaaaatgaaaatagaaaacgcccaaaccaaacaggcccttaatTCCCCGCTCCCCAAATTCTCTTCCCCTTTCTCTCACATCTTCGAAAAATCTCAACCTCAATCTCTCTTCACATCTCCCTCACATTTCGGCAAACCCTCAACCTCTCCTCCCCTCAATTTGCACCAGTTCACCCACCTCTATCTTCCCTCGAGTCTCAAAATCATAACCCGCAATCTCTCAAACATAACCTAGTTGTCGCCGCTAGGCTCGCCCTTGTCGCACATATGCTCACCGCTCAAGCTCTCACCACACTTGTGCTCGTCACAACCTCAAACACAGACCCTTGAGATCTCCTGCAATTCTAAGGTATgcgtttatttattttctctcaAATTCATTATCCTCAACAAATTTGCAATATCTTCCATCTTTCACCAGAAGATTCATTGTAGATGTTATGTTGAAGCTCCTTCTCTCGAAGCCACAACACATTGTCtggttttagggtttctgaacccACAAGCACAAGAGGTAAGGTTTCAtcttttttatcttcttctCACTCCATTCAGATTGCAAATGGGTAAGCTTGACTTTTCTATGTGCTTTGGCTTTCACTCTTTTGAATTGGGAATGATGTTTTTGAAATCATAATGTCTTCCAATGTACTGACCTTGTGTTAATTGTGTTGTCAAAGGGTGCTTCAACTTTGGGACTGATTATTCTGTGTACTGGGTGGAATGAACTTAATTCCCTAAATCTGCCTACTAACATTTGAAATCTATGATGGGGGTGTTGGAGATGTTGGTCTTGATGAATGTGAGATGGTTTGTTACTTTGATTATTTTCCTTTACTCTTGCTGCATCTGAAATTGGTTTCTGAGTGTTTTTCATGTATTCATCATTGAACCAAGGGAATtctttttgttgttttctttgttgGGTTTGATGATTGTAGCAGCTTACTAAGGTACTGATACAACAGCTACACAAGCAATGGAGGGGAATGACATTCAGGGTCTTCCATGGGAGAGCTTAAACATAACGGGGTAAGCAAAAGCAAGCAATTGTGTATGTCTGTTTTAACAGTGGACTCTGCAGTGTTTCTTTTTGATTTGATAACTCATTTTTGAATCTAGGGGTCCCTTGACTTGTGGTTGTACCCTTGAATTATTTTTCTATGTGTGACAAACCCATTAAAATGGGAAACACACAGAACATCTTGTGAACTGAGTCCTCTGTTCCGTTACTATGCTCAGATTTTCCTGATATTATGTTACATTTAGATGGCTGACCAGTGATCTTAAACAATGCAGGAATCAATGGGTTCACAATAGTAATAACCTGGatctttttgtttctctttttcaTTACATGAATGACTCATTTTAAGAATTCCAAACTCGCATGATGCAGGTGAACAATGCAGGAATCAATGGGTTCAACACACATAATATGGTGAGTGGACATGTTTTCTTCACTCTCTTCACTCTTGTGCCTTGGTATCTGCAAGTTCCCGATTTTTTTTGTCTTCAGCTGCTGCAAATGCTTATTCGGCCACACCTCAAATCTGAGAGCTTGGTCTCTACAACTTCCAATTTTTAATGATTATTATGATTTCCCTTTTTTCATTCCACGATTTCTAACTATGGAGGAGAATGCATCTAATATAATTAATGTTACTTAATAACATTTCTCAGATTTTGTTCTTGGAAGATATCCAAAGCAAAGATGTAATTAATTAGATTTTATGGATCAGGTTGATAGGAAAAGTGGATGCAGCTCATCGTCACAAGTGGATATAGAAATAACCTAATGATCAAGAAATCAACTTCTTTGCATGGCACAATTCAGCACTCGGTGAGAAAAAAAACCCCTTAACTTGCTAGCATATGCACAAATTTGATTGTTGACCCAAAGAGGGTTTGCCTTTGTTCATGTACATAGTCAGGTAGTAAGTACCCTTGACAAACGTCAAGGATTTGATTATTGTGTGTTTCCATAGCTCAAACTCTATGCTGgtagaaaatgagaaaatgagaGAAGGGGTATCGGAGCATAATTTATCCTAACCACTGTTATGTcggaaaaaaaatacatgtgtCTTGCATAAAGGGAAATGTTTGTCATCAAATTCAAAATCTAGTTCTGATCTTTGCAGCACTCCATAGAAGGTGCATGTGTAAGTGGAAAAAACATCtgatatatttttctttaagtGATCTCAGCTGCACACTTATTTTCTTTGTTCCTTCATTTCTTTCTGTGATTGAGCCTTAAACCCGACAAATGTTCTATTTAAATGGATCAGGGAGCCAGTTTAGGGTGCCCATCTATTCCTTCTTTTGCTTTTTGTTCTACTATGGCATCATATCTTGTCCTTCATTCACCTTGATATAGATTTTCTAAGTTCATTATGAATGGATAGTGAAGCATTgtatatggaaataaatttcacTGCTTTGCCTCTTTTGCAGGGTTCTGCATCATTTCTTCTAGGactctttttcatttttgtgaGCTGGCCAATAGTTGGTATAATACTTGAAATATACAGTTGTGTTTTTCTCTTCAGGTTTGTTGATGGATTTCATCTTGAACTTGCATTGGTACAAATCTTATCATTCAAAGTGTTCCTCTACCATATCCCTGTCGTCATATGGATTATACGGTTAATTGCTCGTCAGTTTTATGTGAAGATTCATTTTCAAAATTTCCTGAAAGCatgaacacacacacacacacacacaggtttaatacatcagaagacccctgtaattgtaaagggaattaaatccagggcctagaaaatttttgcatcaaattgaatccctagaattttttttttaattcaattaaggccaaagtgtacCAGCCCTCAATTTTATCTCAGTCATCAATTtcacgtggcttttattattattttttaattacaaaaataataaaaaattatttttaatttcaactcaattaaataatcagaataaaaaaattttaaaacttaatgaataacctaatctaataaaccttaactaaacaaactaATAATCTGTAATTAATCATCTCACCCCATTCAGGGCTAATTAATCATTTTAGCACCTCTTTAAAccctagaaattaaacccagaACACACCACCTAATTAATCATATTAGCAAAAACTTTTCCACTTCCAATTCCAGCCTTctaatctttcatcttcatcattatcTTCTCCATCCACCTCTTACGCAACTAGAGCACTCGAAAGATAACAAGGAGTTGTGCGCAGCAAAGAATCCAGAGCTGCAccacaattaattttaaattcaaaagcaATTTTTGGGATTAGCTATAGCTTCTAGTATGACAAAATATAAACTTATCCAAATAAACGTGTTATAAGGAGCAGTTTTCAAGCAAACAAAAGAGCAACATGTTACAGGATGAATACAAATTGCAAACTAATGGTCTTGACATCACATATATGATAATGAAGATAACGAAATTGAAAGAGAATTGAAATACGAACATAGATGTTGAGTTGGGTGGCCATGGTTGTTTCTGCAACTTAACCCTGGACccattttgaccaaaaaaaaaacctggacCTGTTATCTATGTGTATCTCAACCCATTATCTTCTTCATCCACCTCTTACCTAGCCAGAGCTGCACCACCCTTACCTTCCACCATCGAGCCTCACCGTCAGCCCCAGATCCCAGATCCacgcaccaccaccgccaccctaGATCCACGCACCCCAGATCCCAAATCCACCAATTGCACCACCACCGCGCACCCTAGATCTACCATCAAACTAATCCTCTTTCATCTCCTCTGACCGCCGCCActccctcctcctccaccccgATCGGATCCTGCCCACCATCTCAatctcccttctcttctttcttcttcttccttctctgcCTTCTCTCCTACTTCGATAGAattttagattagattagattaggttttatttttaattttttttggataagcaggttttatttttaatgaaatgagatggaattaaaaataaatgaataacaataattagtattaaaaaaaaagataaaagccacgtggaaaagctgtaAATGAAAAAACTAAGACACATCAGCCGGaaacacactttgtccttaattgaattaaaaaaaattcttagggacgcaatttgatgcgaaaattttacaggtccttaaactgattccctttacaatttcaggggtcttctgatgtattaagcctatatAGTATATTAGAGTAAACATAGATACTATTCTACTATTCAAACTACTTATTCATATGAAGAATTAAATGAAATTGGTCTTGTAAATGTACACATTTCCATTCAcactatttaatatttaattaaataggGATAGACGTTTAGTGTATAAATATTCTCTGGTTGTATCAATAATGGAGAGTGATCTCTGGTGTAAATATAATAACATTTTCAGCCTTGATTACCAGTTTTCTATTAGCTAACCACTGGGATGACTCAAGTCATGAACAAGCTTGAGCTCAATAGTTGAGGGATGTCTAAAATGTCAGGGGTTATAGCCTACAAGAAACAGGAGAAAGAACTTGTGAGGAGGGGCTGCTTCAGTGTTTGAAACAAAGATTACTCACATTCAAAGGATGCAAGGCAGCCttgtaaaaattaataatattagcaataataattaaaaccaaaacaaaaaccCTTGGCCTCATATTCTCTTATTGTGACATGATGGCAGTTGATGCATACTACAATGCAGTTGATCAAATTGAAATAATTGACTTTCTTGTTCTTTGGGCAGCCTATCAAAGTTAACTGGGCACATGCTAGTGGCAGAGAAAAGATACATCAGGTTGGTCCAGAATTAGATATATAGATATTTATGTTTGAATAAAATATGTGCCCCTTTAGGAACTTTTAGCAAAGACATTATGATAATGGATTACGATATTATGAGAATATGTATGTTTCTTTTTTGAACAAAATGTATGTTTCTTTCATGTGGTACTAGCATGTAGAAGACATATGTCGCTGAGCTGCTTATAAAACTAATGTGGAATTTGTTAGAGGGGACATAAGGTTCATAGTTTTTTGCTCTAAAAATTGTGTATTCTATATACTAAAATGAAGTTGGAGATTTTGGCGGCGGttgaaaccgccactaaatgatgataaaacaaaaaattattgtgTATATAGCGGCGGTTGTAACCGACGCCAAAAGCCGACGCTATATTTAGCGGCGGTTAAAACCGACGCCAATAAAACCGCCGCCAAATATTTTACGTCGCCAGATTTAGCGTTAGTTTTTCAGATGACGCTAAGTGCTTTTGGCTGTTTTTAGCGGCGGTTACAACCGCCGCTAAAGGCAAAAATAGCCGCCGCTAAATCCCGGTTTATTTGTAGTGAATGCTATTTTCAATGGGGTAGACAtgaatatgtttaggctaatCAACACATGTGATGTGGCTAAGGAGGcctgggagattctcaagactgctcatgaagacacattaAGAGTTCCCATGTCAAGACTTCAGTTGCTCACAACCCAGTTTGAAAATCTTAGAATGAAGGAATATGAATCCATCTCTGACTTTCATATACGCTTGCGTGATCTAGCTAACACATCCTTTGCGTTAGGAGAACAAATATCTGAAGAAAAGCTGGCAAGAAAAATCTTCAGGCCTCTACCTAAGAAGTTTGATATGAAAGTtactgccattgaagaagctcaagacatcaACAACATCAAGGTTGGTGAACTCATTGGGTCTCTGCAAACATTTGAGATGTCTCTCAATGACAGATCTGATAAGAAGAAATCTGTATCGTTTGTATCCAACACTGAAGAAGACAAAGATCAGAGTGAGAAGGATACTGGTGAAAGTATTTCAAAAGCTATAGCAGTTCTTGGTATAAATTTTAACAAAGCGTTGAAGAGATTTGACGAAATGTTAAGGACAAATGTTCAGGACAAGTCGCCCGACATCACCAGGAACTTTGATTTTCAATGCAAAGGCAAAGATGAAGATAAATCTAGCAAAGCAAGATGGGTCCAGTGTCTTGAATGTGAAGGGTATTGTCATATCAAAGCAAAATGTCCAACGAAGAAACAAGGAAAGGGGATGATGATCACTTGGTCTGATGAAGATTGTTTTTAGGCTTTTTTCTAGGGGTTGCTTTTCATGATTTAAATTTGAAGCTATTGTTATTTGCACCCCTAGGAAGTAGGAATAATTATTGGTCATGGTTTAATGAGTATCTGATTCAAAATCAACCGTGGATTACTTCTCTATGCCAAAGGTCGAGCTGCTCTGCAACTGCGTCTTCCTCCCAGTTTTCTTGCCATGGTTTGGGTTTTGATATGCTAGAGTCTTCATCTGCCTTGGCTTCTGGTGCTGCAATTTCTTCTCGTACTAGTTCGGCTGGTTCTCTTTCAAGTATTCCTTTGTATGCCTCAGGAGTGGGTTCTTCCAACGCTATTCTTTTGGGTTCTTCGGCATCATCGGGTTTTGATTTTGGGTCGTGTTCCCACTCCGGTTCTTTCTGCGATACTAACGTGCCCTTTCCGAAGGAGGATTCTGATTTGGGTGGTCAGGTTTTTCTTTCTGGGGTTGGCTTTATGGACCACGATTTGCCAGACCTGCCAAGGGAGGAGGGTGAGGATGCAGTgcaagcttcttcttctttggctgAAGAGGGTATCATTTTGGAGGAGTTTGATCCAGTACTAGAGTTCTCTCCGCCGAAGCCGCGGCCTCGAGGTCGTCCTAGGAAAAAACATTATGTGAAGAGTGTTTCTAATGGTTCTCCCCGTAGGCCTCGCGGGCGTCCTAGAAAATCAGACGGCTTGGATAGTTCAAGTATTCCTCCTCTTGTTGATCGTACTCCTTCTTCTGGAGGCTATTTCACTCGTGCTACAAAGGCATGGTGTTTAGAAAAATATGTGGGTATGGTGTTCCCAGGTAGTGATGATGAGGCTATTCGTggtttggaggaggagcttagaGAGAATTGGCATGTTGGCTTGTAGGTGTTTGATGTCGGTCTGTTGGGTTTTGTGCTGGTTTTGTCTGTTGGTTTGGGCTCATGCTACTGTTAGCTTATGGTCCAGCACTCTTTTTCCTCTCTtgggtttttcccactgggttttcccttgagaggttttaatgaggctggCCATGTGGGGGTTTTTTAGTTGCAATTGTAAGCCCTTTATTACCTATCTTGCCAactatgagagggttgttctcatagaTTCTTCTATTAATATTAACTATCTCTTGttctcaaaaaataataataatctgcttttagttaaaaaaattcaaaagcttaaatttgaaaaaaataattaatataaataaattttacacagccattcaattaaattttgtcatatcataaaatatatctatgttttagttaaaatttaaaaagaaagttATTATTCCTTTAACTTGGCATGATGTCGttggttgtcagtgtaaaatTGTTTTTCAACGACATgacatatccattaaactcttaaaaatattattaaaaagtgattattttaaagaaaaagttGAAGGGAAAATTGTACTAACCTCTCACTATTCCACTTACCTCCCatttattttgtaaaatatGTGTTTTTTCTGAAAGGCAAAGAAGAATTATTAAAGAGAAGCACTAGGAGGGCAACAATGCAATACAAATAagacacaaagaaagaaaatgaaacaatAGCAGACAAGGAAGAAATCTTCCAAGCACCTACGACTAAAGCACAACAATAGTCAAAACCAACCCAAAGTATACTAATTTAAAAGTATGTATTTGCGATCTAGGCACTCTAATATATACCCTCCAGAGAAGACAATTCCAGGTCTGCTATATGCACCCGCTTAGACAGCAAAACCAACATAATTCTGAATCCAAGGCAGCTCACACAGTAGAGAGACCACATAGGACCAAATAGAGACCACTGCATCCTTGGCTAAACATCAAAGCCATTGACAGTTCAGTAAAATCAGCAAAATACCCACAATCAAAGCCTGCAAGTTTTGAATAACCCTCTCCAAACAAGTCGATCTTCTGCAGCTGCCAATAATTCTTGCCCAAAATCAGATCCCTCATTGCCATAGTTCTAAGATTAGTCCAAAATTTGTAAACTCCCAAGATACCAGTTCAGATCCCCCCTCCCAAACAAGGTCGTGGATTATTCGACCACTCAAAGAGTGAATAAGAGAATCCCTTCCATTTGTGCCGTAGCCAATTCCAGGATCGGAACTTTATTGAGTCCAAAGCCTTAGCTAAGTCATCGTCAATTGACTTGAAAACAGCTTCGTTTCTCATCAACCAAACGGTCCAAATGCACGTACACCACACCAAAGTCCACCCGGACTCTTTGCAGCTACCCCCGAACCAGCGATGTTGCTCAAAATGACTTCTGCAATCATCTGGCAGTGTATTGTCTATCCCCCACCAATCATAACATAGCATCCTCAACCTCCACGTGAATCTACATGAGATTGAGAGCAGAAGATGATTTGTGGACTCCTCCTTGTCCTGACAGAAAAACACATATACTATCTTGGCCTCCAGCAATGATGTTGCGCTTTCGGAGATTTTCCTTCGATGAGATTCTATTTAACAAAGCCTTCCAGCTAAATGCCAACACATTAGAGGGTGCTGGAATTTTCCACAGTCTCTTGAAGACTAAATGTTCTTCAGAATCATAGCCTCCAAGTTGAGCTTTGTATGCCGAGTTCACAGTGAAAACACCATCAGCTGCTGTTGTCCACCACCAGCCATCCTTGCTGCCCACTCTTGGCCTGAAAGCTCTTATAAATTGCATCATATTCTCTAGCATTTGTAAAATATGTGTACTTCCCCTCTTTTATATATCGTTTTTTTAAactttatatataatttatttacagcaaataaaatattttctagtattataataataattaataaatcttATGGGAGATTAATGCAATAATTATAAATCTTAGAATGTTCCTAAAAAAGAGAGTGGTTAATGTGTTGTTAAATAATAGATGTAAAGTTAGAGCAATAATTTACTGAAACAAAGATTAGATTCTACTTTTCCTCTTGTACCCGATTGGATTCTATTATATTAGATTAGATATgcttgtttcaaaaaaatatagcCAAATCTAAACTTGAACTTTCTGATGTACGCCAatatttaaactttttttttctgcattggaaaataatttaaactttttttgaaaaccaaaaaagttgaaacttttttttttaaagaaaaaatatttaaatttaaacgtGAGTTAAAGATAAAAAGATAGAGAAGGGGTTGGCTAAAGATTAGATATGCTTGTTTATGAAAAAACGTAATAAATACCACGggtgaagatataattttcacaCTTGAGAGACTGAAcggctttctttctttctttgattctttctcGAGATGGAGGAGATGAAAACGACGAACGAGTTCAGAAACTTCGACATTGTTTCAGAGGTCTCAGATCATCACTTTCTAAAAAGCAGCAGCGGAGAAAGCATCATGGACAACCCTAACAGTGAAGCGCACAAGAGGATCATGAAGGAGTGGGAAACCCTAGAACAAAACCTACCCGAATCCATCTACGTTCGAGTCTACAACAACCGCATTGATCTCATGAGGGCGGCGATCATCGGCGACACCGGCACACCCTACCACGACGGCCTCTTCTTCTTTGACATCGCCTTGCCCTCCTATTACCCACACAATCCGCCCAAGGTCCACTTTATCTCGTTCGGGAACCGAATCCACTCGTTCCTGCGTCCCGACGGCAAGGTGTTCCTGATGCTCCTCAACACCCATGGGACTCTGTGGGAGAGGTGGGACCCATCATTTTCCACTCTTCCTCAGGTACTACTCTCCCTCAAAGCTCTCGTCCACAGAGAGAAACTCTACGACCGCAGTTTTGAAATGTACGAGCACACGTGCCGCCTCTCCCTGCAGCTTCTTCTCAGCCCGCCGGAGCACTTCGAAGCCTTCGTCAACAGCCACTTCCGCGACCGTGCACCGGTGATTCTCTCGACTTTAACAGATTTCGTGGACGGGCGTTGCGGGAATTTCGGATACGCATCTGTTACAGATAAGGTTTCTTCGCCAGAGATCCTTAAGTGGGCGGAGGCCTTTTATCCGGTGATGGTTGAAATCTTTAGACTCTGCGGTGCTCCATTGGATGCTTCCT
This window harbors:
- the LOC130712555 gene encoding probable ubiquitin-conjugating enzyme E2 24, which encodes MEEMKTTNEFRNFDIVSEVSDHHFLKSSSGESIMDNPNSEAHKRIMKEWETLEQNLPESIYVRVYNNRIDLMRAAIIGDTGTPYHDGLFFFDIALPSYYPHNPPKVHFISFGNRIHSFLRPDGKVFLMLLNTHGTLWERWDPSFSTLPQVLLSLKALVHREKLYDRSFEMYEHTCRLSLQLLLSPPEHFEAFVNSHFRDRAPVILSTLTDFVDGRCGNFGYASVTDKVSSPEILKWAEAFYPVMVEIFRLCGAPLDASFHRFWLTSLSWNGFNQSEIKKRGILKKVMKGIKSVF